A stretch of Microbacterium caowuchunii DNA encodes these proteins:
- a CDS encoding DUF305 domain-containing protein yields MTEDAARPRRWALIVLAAVGVAALAFAIGRFTMFGNAAPTPNAADAGFARDMQTHHAQAVEMAMTIHRGTADEQIRALSYDIATGQAAQRGEMFDWLVQWGLPQTGDTMAWMSGPDGHDHAGGTEEQDVLAAMGMASAAELAELDAATGTAADCLFLDLMIRHHAGALTMTEAVLERGSVPRVLQVAQTMQTNQGAEIDAMESIRERLGCTG; encoded by the coding sequence GTGACCGAGGACGCCGCCCGCCCCCGACGCTGGGCGCTGATCGTGCTCGCCGCGGTGGGCGTGGCGGCGCTCGCCTTCGCGATCGGACGTTTCACGATGTTCGGGAACGCGGCGCCGACGCCGAACGCCGCGGATGCCGGGTTCGCCCGCGACATGCAGACCCACCACGCCCAGGCGGTCGAGATGGCGATGACCATCCACCGCGGCACCGCGGACGAGCAGATCCGCGCGCTCTCGTACGACATCGCGACCGGTCAGGCCGCCCAGCGCGGCGAGATGTTCGACTGGCTCGTGCAGTGGGGGCTGCCGCAGACGGGCGACACCATGGCATGGATGAGCGGGCCGGACGGGCATGATCACGCCGGCGGCACCGAGGAGCAGGACGTGCTCGCGGCCATGGGGATGGCGAGCGCCGCCGAGCTGGCGGAGCTCGACGCCGCGACCGGCACGGCGGCCGACTGCCTGTTCCTCGATCTCATGATCCGACACCACGCCGGCGCGCTGACGATGACGGAGGCGGTGCTCGAGCGGGGCAGCGTCCCCCGGGTCCTGCAGGTCGCACAGACCATGCAGACCAATCAAGGCGCGGAGATCGACGCGATGGAGTCCATCCGGGAGAGGCTGGGCTGCACGGGCTGA
- a CDS encoding DUF3105 domain-containing protein, giving the protein MTPTPEKRQSGNPATQAQIAQTAKQQREQRRQEKLAEYQRQTARRRRSKLLWWVVGSAAAVVVVAVVVASIVFTPKPVSYGAFDSAGATIEGVETFENVTTHTEEPVDYDQTPPAGGPHSSYWLNCGIYDQAVPDENAVHSMEHGAVWVTYDPARVDDDDLAALRAQFPSSYTLMSPYDGLDSPIVLSAWNAQLKIDDAGDSRIPEFFEEYWRSQNSPEPNALCSGGVDAPGRQ; this is encoded by the coding sequence ATGACCCCGACGCCCGAGAAGCGCCAGAGCGGCAACCCGGCAACGCAGGCCCAGATCGCCCAGACCGCGAAGCAGCAGCGCGAGCAGCGACGCCAGGAGAAGCTGGCCGAGTACCAGCGCCAGACCGCGCGGCGCAGGCGCAGCAAGCTCCTCTGGTGGGTGGTCGGTTCCGCCGCCGCGGTGGTCGTCGTCGCCGTCGTGGTCGCCTCGATCGTCTTCACCCCCAAGCCCGTCAGCTACGGCGCGTTCGATTCCGCCGGCGCGACGATCGAGGGCGTCGAGACGTTCGAGAACGTCACCACCCACACCGAGGAACCCGTCGACTATGACCAGACGCCGCCCGCCGGCGGTCCGCACAGCTCCTACTGGCTGAACTGCGGCATCTACGACCAGGCGGTCCCCGACGAGAACGCGGTGCATTCCATGGAGCACGGCGCCGTCTGGGTCACCTACGACCCCGCGCGGGTCGATGACGACGACCTCGCGGCACTGCGTGCGCAGTTCCCGTCGTCCTACACCCTGATGTCCCCGTACGACGGACTGGACTCCCCCATCGTCCTCAGCGCCTGGAACGCCCAGCTGAAGATCGACGACGCCGGCGACAGCCGCATCCCGGAGTTCTTCGAGGAGTACTGGCGCAGCCAGAACTCGCCCGAGCCGAACGCCCTGTGCAGCGGCGGCGTGGACGCTCCTGGCCGGCAGTGA
- a CDS encoding multidrug effflux MFS transporter — protein MPETSPVPVTPDAPAAPREPERTATGSIRTHHTSATGAIRTLGTNPRTAPIVLHPGDAMSTRRRVLYIVLLGALTALGPFTIDLYLPAFPILEDDFQTSAAMIQLTLTGTMLGFALGQLIVGPLSDKVGRRVPLLAVTALHVVASAAAAYAPDLLLLGITRVLMGAGAAAGGVVAAAVVRDLFGGRRLVQMLSRLALVSGVAPIVAPLFGSWLLGVMPWRGLFLVLALYGVVMLIGAAVYIPETLPPARRRDRGATTVWERYRSVLGDRVFIGVLIIGGMAFSGLFSYLSASSFLFQQSFGFDAQQYGLLFAANSVGVVLGVQLASRLAARYGPQWVLAYSTAALVIASAAIIVADQLGLGLWGTVIPLFFFMTACGFTTPCVQVLALDRHGNAAGTAQSIIGATNFGVAAVISPLVGLIAEGDGITATTMAIVMVGCGVVAVVALWAVVRPRTVAQLAP, from the coding sequence GTGCCCGAAACATCCCCCGTTCCCGTCACCCCGGACGCTCCGGCAGCGCCCCGTGAGCCCGAGCGCACCGCCACCGGCTCCATCCGCACGCACCACACCAGCGCGACCGGCGCCATCCGCACGCTCGGAACGAACCCCCGGACGGCGCCCATCGTGCTGCATCCCGGGGACGCCATGTCGACCCGTCGCCGGGTCCTCTACATCGTGCTGCTCGGCGCGCTCACCGCGCTCGGTCCGTTCACGATCGACCTGTACCTGCCGGCGTTCCCGATCCTGGAGGACGACTTCCAGACCTCGGCGGCGATGATCCAGCTGACGCTCACCGGCACGATGCTGGGATTCGCCCTCGGGCAGCTCATCGTCGGTCCGCTCAGCGACAAGGTCGGCCGCCGGGTGCCGCTCCTGGCCGTCACCGCGCTGCACGTCGTGGCGAGCGCGGCCGCGGCGTACGCGCCCGACCTGCTCCTGCTCGGCATCACGCGCGTCCTCATGGGGGCCGGCGCCGCCGCCGGAGGCGTCGTCGCGGCGGCGGTCGTCCGTGACCTCTTCGGCGGTCGTCGGCTCGTGCAGATGCTGTCGCGTCTCGCGCTCGTGTCCGGCGTCGCGCCCATCGTCGCGCCCCTGTTCGGATCGTGGCTTCTCGGGGTGATGCCCTGGCGGGGGCTGTTCCTCGTGCTCGCGCTCTACGGCGTCGTCATGCTGATCGGTGCGGCCGTCTACATCCCGGAGACGCTGCCGCCCGCCCGCCGCCGGGACCGTGGCGCCACGACGGTCTGGGAGCGGTACCGAAGCGTGCTCGGGGACCGCGTCTTCATCGGCGTCCTGATCATCGGCGGAATGGCCTTCAGCGGCCTGTTCTCCTACCTCTCCGCATCCTCCTTCCTGTTCCAGCAGAGCTTCGGGTTCGACGCGCAGCAGTACGGACTGCTGTTCGCCGCCAACTCGGTCGGGGTGGTGCTGGGTGTGCAGCTCGCGTCGCGGCTCGCCGCGCGGTACGGGCCGCAGTGGGTGCTGGCCTACTCGACCGCCGCGCTCGTGATCGCCTCCGCCGCGATCATCGTCGCCGACCAGCTGGGGCTGGGGCTCTGGGGCACGGTCATCCCGCTCTTCTTCTTCATGACCGCGTGCGGATTCACCACGCCCTGCGTCCAGGTGCTGGCCCTCGACCGGCACGGCAACGCGGCGGGCACCGCGCAGTCGATCATCGGCGCCACGAACTTCGGCGTCGCCGCGGTGATCTCGCCCCTCGTGGGACTGATCGCCGAGGGCGACGGCATCACGGCGACCACGATGGCCATCGTGATGGTCGGATGCGGTGTCGTGGCGGTCGTGGCACTGTGGGCGGTCGTCCGCCCCCGGACGGTGGCACAGCTCGCCCCCTGA
- a CDS encoding phosphatase PAP2 family protein has protein sequence MTSPSVSRRHALVLGVTGAVLLALAILLGWWIYSRENEPFTVDAAWNTLLAGVDSAPFTGLSQFMNVAGGVLLSSLIVPVAVVALLLILRRPRSAVFFVMAVALSALAVQVLKNSFGRARPEDILISSDYGSFPSGHAANAATLAAVLVVLLPRLWTVGVGALWVITMAFSRTYLHAHWLSDTLGGVLVGVGMVLVCVAVLAGWLNRERTRGGAVTDRVGRPSHG, from the coding sequence ATGACCTCACCATCCGTCTCCCGCCGTCACGCCCTCGTCCTCGGCGTGACGGGGGCCGTCCTCCTCGCGCTCGCGATCCTGTTGGGCTGGTGGATCTACTCGCGCGAGAACGAACCGTTCACCGTGGATGCGGCGTGGAACACCCTGCTCGCCGGCGTGGACTCGGCGCCGTTCACGGGTCTTTCGCAGTTCATGAACGTCGCGGGCGGGGTCCTGCTCAGCTCGCTGATCGTCCCGGTGGCGGTGGTCGCTCTCCTGCTGATCCTGCGCCGGCCCCGCTCCGCGGTGTTCTTCGTGATGGCGGTCGCCCTCAGCGCCCTCGCGGTGCAGGTGCTGAAGAACTCCTTCGGGCGGGCGCGGCCCGAAGACATCCTCATCAGCAGCGATTACGGCTCCTTCCCCTCCGGCCACGCGGCGAACGCCGCCACGCTCGCCGCCGTGCTGGTGGTGCTGCTCCCGCGGTTGTGGACGGTCGGGGTGGGGGCGCTCTGGGTGATCACCATGGCCTTCAGCCGCACCTATCTGCACGCCCACTGGCTCAGTGACACCCTGGGCGGAGTGCTGGTGGGGGTCGGGATGGTGCTCGTATGCGTGGCGGTCCTGGCCGGATGGCTGAACCGGGAACGCACGCGGGGCGGCGCCGTCACCGATCGCGTGGGGCGTCCTTCGCACGGGTGA
- a CDS encoding FdhF/YdeP family oxidoreductase: MVTKPPISDIDESALTVSGPKKTAVGVPAVLHALKMSMEQMGPVRSARTLLQVNQKDGFDCPGCAWPDPAHRHMAEFCENGAKAVAEEATVRRIGPEFFAAHSLEDLRGHDDWWLGQQGRLTHPMMLEEGDTHYRPISWDDALRAVADAILSLDDPDEAIFYTSGRTSNEAAFLYQLLVRGVGTNNLPDCSNMCHESSGSALTETIGIGKGTVSLEDIWSAKLLIVAGQNPGTNHPRMLSALEKAKQNGAKVIAVNPLPEAGLLRFENPQTVRGVILGGTPIADRFVQIRLGGDQALFQAIGKHLLEAEERSGGVLDHAFIAAHTSGYADYAKAMAELDWADLEVASGLSETELREIGEAVRTSPSTIVCWAMGLTQHKHSVPMLREVVNMLLLQGNIGRPGAGVCPVRGHSNVQGDRTMGIYEKPSDAFLDALDAEFSFAAPREHGHDTVEAIRAMDSGRARFFMAMGGNFVSATPDTEVVERGMAKLDLTVQVSTKLNRSHVMTGRRAIILPTLGRTDRDRRGSTDQRVSVEDSMGAVHSSRGRLAPPAEDMLSEVAIVARLCEMLFGSEAGTRPSATPSHTGDVDRDQVERTAAEESGGTDRVVVADPANVPRADWKALEQDYALIRTHIENVIPGFDDYEERIAKGRTFFLPNGPRDERRFATSDGKAQFTVNPLEYPRIPEGRLLLQTIRSHDQYNTTIYGKDDRYRGIHDGRRVVLVNPDDIAALGFADGEIVDLVSEWTRADGSVEERRAREFRIVGYSTPQGNAAAYYPETNVLVPLESVADVSNTPTSKSVIVRLEARVPA, from the coding sequence ATGGTGACGAAGCCTCCGATCTCAGACATCGACGAGTCCGCGCTGACCGTCTCGGGACCGAAGAAGACCGCCGTCGGCGTGCCTGCAGTGCTGCATGCACTGAAGATGTCGATGGAGCAGATGGGCCCGGTGCGGTCCGCGCGGACGCTGCTGCAGGTCAACCAGAAGGACGGGTTCGACTGCCCGGGGTGCGCGTGGCCCGACCCGGCGCACCGCCACATGGCCGAGTTCTGCGAGAACGGTGCGAAGGCGGTGGCCGAGGAGGCCACGGTGCGCCGGATCGGCCCGGAGTTCTTCGCCGCCCACTCGCTCGAGGACCTGCGCGGCCACGACGACTGGTGGCTGGGGCAGCAGGGGCGCCTGACACATCCGATGATGCTCGAGGAGGGGGACACGCACTACCGTCCGATCTCCTGGGACGATGCGCTCCGGGCGGTGGCCGACGCCATCCTGTCCCTCGACGACCCGGATGAGGCGATCTTCTACACCTCCGGCCGCACCTCCAACGAAGCGGCGTTCCTCTACCAGCTGCTCGTGCGCGGGGTCGGCACGAACAACCTGCCGGACTGCTCGAACATGTGCCACGAATCCTCCGGGTCGGCGCTGACCGAGACGATCGGCATCGGCAAGGGCACCGTCTCGCTGGAGGACATCTGGTCGGCGAAGCTGCTCATCGTGGCCGGGCAGAACCCCGGGACCAACCACCCGCGCATGCTGAGCGCGCTGGAGAAGGCCAAGCAGAACGGTGCGAAGGTCATCGCGGTGAACCCGCTCCCGGAGGCAGGTCTGCTGCGATTCGAGAACCCGCAGACGGTGCGCGGCGTCATCCTCGGCGGAACGCCCATCGCGGACCGGTTCGTGCAGATCCGGCTGGGCGGCGATCAGGCGCTGTTCCAGGCGATCGGCAAGCACCTGCTCGAGGCCGAGGAGCGCTCCGGCGGCGTGCTGGACCACGCGTTCATCGCCGCCCACACGAGCGGGTACGCCGACTACGCGAAGGCCATGGCGGAGCTCGACTGGGCCGATCTCGAGGTCGCCTCGGGTCTCAGCGAGACGGAGTTGCGGGAGATCGGCGAGGCGGTACGCACGTCACCGTCGACGATCGTGTGCTGGGCGATGGGGCTCACGCAGCACAAGCACTCCGTGCCGATGCTCCGCGAAGTCGTGAACATGCTGCTGCTGCAGGGCAACATCGGCCGTCCCGGCGCGGGCGTGTGCCCCGTGCGCGGACACTCCAACGTGCAGGGCGACCGCACGATGGGCATCTACGAGAAGCCGTCCGATGCGTTCCTGGACGCACTGGATGCGGAGTTCTCCTTCGCGGCGCCCCGCGAACACGGGCATGACACCGTGGAGGCGATCCGGGCCATGGACTCCGGACGGGCACGCTTCTTCATGGCCATGGGCGGCAACTTCGTCAGCGCCACCCCCGACACCGAGGTCGTCGAGCGCGGGATGGCGAAGCTCGACCTCACGGTCCAGGTCTCCACCAAGCTGAACCGCTCGCACGTGATGACGGGCCGGCGGGCGATCATCCTGCCCACCCTGGGCCGGACCGACCGCGACCGCCGGGGGAGCACCGACCAGCGGGTGTCCGTCGAGGACTCCATGGGTGCTGTGCACTCGTCACGCGGGCGGCTCGCGCCGCCCGCCGAGGACATGCTGAGCGAAGTCGCGATCGTCGCGCGGCTGTGCGAGATGCTCTTCGGGTCGGAGGCCGGGACCCGGCCCTCGGCCACTCCCTCGCACACGGGCGATGTGGACCGCGACCAGGTCGAGCGGACCGCGGCGGAGGAGTCCGGCGGCACCGACAGGGTCGTCGTGGCGGATCCGGCCAACGTGCCCCGGGCCGACTGGAAGGCACTCGAGCAGGACTACGCCCTCATCCGCACGCACATCGAGAACGTGATTCCCGGTTTCGACGACTATGAGGAGCGCATCGCCAAGGGCCGGACCTTCTTCCTGCCCAACGGCCCCCGCGACGAACGCCGGTTCGCCACGAGCGATGGGAAGGCGCAGTTCACCGTCAATCCGCTGGAGTACCCGCGGATCCCGGAAGGTCGCCTCCTGCTGCAGACGATCCGGTCGCACGACCAGTACAACACCACGATCTACGGCAAGGACGACCGCTACCGCGGCATCCACGACGGCCGCCGGGTGGTGCTGGTGAACCCGGACGACATCGCCGCGCTCGGTTTCGCGGACGGTGAGATCGTGGACCTGGTCTCGGAGTGGACCCGCGCCGACGGCTCGGTCGAGGAGCGCCGCGCACGGGAGTTCCGGATCGTCGGATACTCGACGCCGCAGGGCAACGCGGCGGCCTACTACCCGGAGACGAATGTGCTCGTCCCGCTGGAGTCCGTGGCGGATGTCAGCAACACGCCCACGTCGAAGTCCGTGATCGTGCGGCTGGAGGCACGCGTCCCGGCCTGA
- a CDS encoding SDR family oxidoreductase: MTQLTTPTGRESALRAVPRADGTAPRALVLGATGYIGGRLTPRLLSAGYRVRVLARDPARAAAFPWGSEVEVVEGSAADPEAVATATADVDVVFYLIHSMGAGAGFEEADLAAARAVAAAAEAASVSRIVYLGGLHPEGVALSPHLRSRVEVGEVFLDSSVPAIVLQAGVVIGSGSASFEMIRHLTEVLPYMPAPRWVRNRVQPIAVRDVLHYLLGAARVDPQVNRAVDIGGPDAPRYGQMMNGYAVEAGLRQRAIASLPVLTPGLASHWVNLVTPVPRAIARPLIASLENECIVKDRSVDELIPPPEGGLTPYRRAVQLALGRVDADDVETSWQDAEVSGLPSDPLPSDPDWAGRTVFTDTRTVHTTAPPADVWRVVIGIGGENGWYSTPWLWAVRGWMDRIIGGVGLRRGRRSRSSASVGDAIDFWRVEAVEPGRMLRLRAEMKVPGLAWLELGAVPDGDGTRYEQRAVFFPRGLAGRLYWLLVLPFHALIFPGMATRITAAAEQRPGAGQ, from the coding sequence ATGACCCAGCTGACCACCCCCACCGGTCGGGAGAGCGCGCTGCGGGCGGTGCCACGCGCGGACGGCACCGCGCCGCGGGCGCTGGTCCTCGGCGCGACCGGGTACATCGGCGGACGGCTGACCCCCCGGCTGCTCTCGGCGGGGTACCGGGTGCGGGTCCTGGCGCGCGATCCGGCGCGGGCCGCGGCATTCCCGTGGGGGAGCGAGGTGGAGGTCGTCGAGGGTTCGGCCGCCGATCCGGAGGCGGTCGCGACGGCGACGGCGGACGTCGACGTCGTCTTCTACCTGATCCACTCGATGGGTGCCGGCGCCGGTTTCGAAGAGGCGGACCTGGCGGCGGCCCGGGCGGTGGCCGCCGCGGCGGAAGCGGCGTCCGTGTCCCGGATCGTCTACCTCGGCGGGCTGCACCCGGAGGGCGTCGCGCTGTCGCCGCACCTGCGTTCGAGGGTCGAGGTGGGCGAGGTGTTCCTGGACAGCTCCGTCCCCGCGATCGTGCTGCAGGCGGGGGTCGTGATCGGATCGGGTTCGGCGTCCTTCGAGATGATCCGGCACCTCACCGAGGTGCTGCCGTACATGCCCGCACCCCGGTGGGTGCGCAACCGCGTCCAGCCCATCGCGGTGCGCGACGTGCTGCACTATCTCCTGGGCGCGGCCCGGGTCGATCCGCAGGTGAACCGTGCGGTCGACATCGGCGGTCCGGATGCCCCCCGCTACGGGCAGATGATGAACGGGTACGCCGTGGAGGCGGGACTCCGGCAGCGGGCCATCGCGTCGCTGCCGGTGCTCACACCAGGCCTGGCCTCGCACTGGGTGAACCTGGTCACCCCGGTACCGCGCGCCATCGCCCGGCCGCTCATCGCCTCGCTCGAGAACGAGTGCATCGTGAAGGACCGATCGGTCGACGAGCTCATCCCGCCTCCCGAGGGCGGGCTCACCCCCTATCGGCGGGCCGTCCAGCTCGCGCTCGGTCGCGTCGATGCGGATGACGTCGAGACCAGCTGGCAGGACGCCGAGGTGTCCGGCCTGCCGAGCGACCCACTGCCGAGCGACCCCGACTGGGCGGGGCGCACCGTCTTCACCGATACGCGGACGGTGCACACCACAGCACCCCCCGCGGACGTGTGGCGGGTGGTCATCGGCATCGGCGGAGAGAACGGCTGGTACTCCACGCCGTGGCTGTGGGCGGTGCGCGGCTGGATGGACCGGATCATCGGCGGTGTGGGGCTCCGGCGCGGGCGCCGTAGCCGCAGTTCCGCCTCCGTCGGCGACGCCATCGACTTCTGGCGGGTCGAGGCGGTGGAACCCGGCCGGATGCTGCGCCTGCGGGCGGAGATGAAGGTGCCCGGGCTCGCCTGGCTGGAGCTCGGTGCGGTGCCGGACGGGGACGGCACACGCTACGAGCAGCGGGCGGTGTTCTTCCCCCGCGGTCTCGCGGGCCGCCTGTACTGGCTGCTGGTGCTGCCGTTCCACGCGCTCATCTTCCCCGGCATGGCGACGCGCATCACGGCCGCCGCCGAGCAGCGCCCGGGTGCCGGGCAATAG
- a CDS encoding MogA/MoaB family molybdenum cofactor biosynthesis protein, with amino-acid sequence MRRAAMITVSDRTAAGLREDGSGPVGVALLRGAGWECADAVVVPDGADSVEGALRAALAAGAVLVITTGGTGVSPRDQTPEGTDRVIERDLPGIAEELRRRSGAEKPAGLLTRGRAGVTAGALVVNLPGKPAAVASGMPVVLAVAAHVIDQLAGGDH; translated from the coding sequence ATGCGGCGTGCGGCGATGATCACGGTGTCCGACCGGACCGCGGCCGGGCTGCGCGAGGACGGCTCGGGACCCGTCGGCGTCGCCCTGCTCCGGGGCGCGGGCTGGGAGTGCGCGGACGCCGTCGTCGTCCCCGACGGCGCCGACAGCGTCGAGGGGGCGCTGCGCGCGGCCCTCGCCGCGGGTGCCGTGCTCGTGATCACCACAGGGGGGACGGGGGTCTCACCCCGCGATCAGACCCCGGAGGGAACGGATCGCGTGATCGAACGGGACCTCCCCGGCATCGCCGAGGAGCTGCGCCGTCGCAGCGGTGCGGAGAAGCCGGCCGGCCTGCTCACCCGCGGGCGGGCGGGCGTCACCGCGGGCGCCCTGGTGGTGAACCTGCCGGGAAAGCCCGCTGCCGTCGCATCCGGCATGCCCGTCGTCCTCGCCGTCGCCGCACACGTCATCGACCAGCTCGCCGGAGGAGACCACTGA
- a CDS encoding molybdenum cofactor biosynthesis protein MoaE: MMPVAIARISTQPLDLEEHLRAVDDEASGAVTTFLGRVRDNDPDAATRVVALEYSAHPDAEAGLRSLAERAAGDTGAVVAVSHRVGRLQVGDAAVVIAVASGHRDEAFTVCREVIEAIKRELPVWKRQVEADGTTAWKGLGG, encoded by the coding sequence CTGATGCCTGTTGCGATCGCCCGGATCAGCACCCAACCGCTCGATCTCGAGGAGCACCTGCGCGCCGTCGACGACGAGGCATCGGGGGCGGTCACGACCTTCCTCGGGCGGGTCCGGGACAACGACCCGGATGCGGCGACCCGTGTGGTCGCCCTCGAGTACTCCGCACACCCCGACGCCGAAGCGGGGCTCAGGTCGCTCGCGGAACGGGCGGCCGGGGACACCGGTGCCGTGGTCGCGGTCAGCCACCGCGTCGGACGCCTGCAGGTGGGGGACGCGGCGGTCGTCATCGCCGTCGCCAGCGGTCACCGGGACGAGGCGTTCACGGTGTGCCGCGAGGTCATCGAGGCGATCAAGCGGGAACTGCCGGTGTGGAAGCGCCAGGTCGAGGCGGACGGCACGACGGCATGGAAGGGCCTCGGCGGCTGA
- a CDS encoding MoaD/ThiS family protein — MARVRYFAAAEEMAGRAEETRTERTLGDLRRALAQERPGLGGILPRCAVLVGGSRTDDDAVLAEDTLVDVLPPFAGG, encoded by the coding sequence ATGGCACGGGTACGTTACTTCGCCGCCGCCGAGGAGATGGCGGGCCGCGCCGAGGAGACGCGCACCGAGCGCACGCTCGGCGACCTCCGTCGCGCGCTCGCGCAGGAACGTCCGGGTCTCGGCGGTATCCTGCCCCGCTGCGCGGTCCTCGTGGGCGGGTCCCGGACGGATGACGATGCCGTGCTCGCCGAGGACACCCTCGTCGACGTGCTGCCGCCGTTCGCCGGAGGCTGA
- a CDS encoding DUF6457 domain-containing protein yields the protein MTEHLPPEALDEWADAVRERLGLGPDDLPISLILDLAAVVARGVARPAAPFSAFAAGLAAGRAGGSPEQVREAVAALSDLAGDWRS from the coding sequence GTGACCGAGCACCTGCCCCCGGAGGCCCTGGACGAGTGGGCGGACGCGGTCCGCGAACGCCTCGGACTGGGGCCGGACGATCTGCCGATCTCCCTGATCCTCGATCTCGCGGCCGTGGTGGCACGCGGCGTCGCCCGCCCCGCCGCCCCGTTCAGCGCCTTCGCCGCCGGTCTTGCGGCCGGTCGTGCCGGCGGATCCCCCGAGCAGGTGCGTGAGGCTGTCGCCGCGCTCAGCGACCTCGCGGGCGACTGGAGGTCCTGA
- the mobA gene encoding molybdenum cofactor guanylyltransferase, translating into MKPSLGAILLAGGRATRLGGAVKPLLEIGGETILARTVAAVRAAGAASVTVAGPATDLITDVRWVREEPEFSGPAAAIAAALTASDPAVDPEWVLVLACDLVHPDRVVPLLVADLPLLPADTEGLCLGDASSRPQWLTAVYRTAALRRTAASLPDGGRGAPVHALIDDLAIAVLPVEDRLVRDIDTWEDLEEARRDSARDLSAIDAEEDSP; encoded by the coding sequence ATGAAGCCCAGCCTCGGCGCCATCCTGCTGGCCGGCGGCCGGGCCACCCGCCTCGGCGGCGCCGTCAAGCCCCTGCTGGAGATCGGCGGGGAGACGATCCTGGCCCGCACCGTCGCTGCCGTCCGGGCGGCGGGAGCCGCCTCCGTCACCGTCGCGGGCCCTGCGACCGACCTGATCACCGATGTCCGGTGGGTGCGTGAGGAGCCGGAGTTCTCCGGCCCTGCGGCCGCGATCGCCGCGGCACTGACGGCGAGCGATCCCGCCGTCGATCCGGAGTGGGTGCTCGTGCTGGCGTGCGACCTGGTGCATCCGGACCGGGTCGTACCGCTGCTGGTCGCCGATCTGCCCCTGCTTCCGGCGGACACCGAGGGGCTGTGCCTGGGCGACGCCTCCTCCCGTCCGCAGTGGCTCACCGCCGTCTACCGCACCGCTGCACTCCGCCGCACCGCCGCGTCCCTCCCCGACGGCGGACGGGGCGCGCCGGTGCACGCGCTGATCGACGATCTGGCGATCGCCGTCCTCCCCGTCGAGGACCGCCTCGTCCGCGACATCGACACGTGGGAGGATCTGGAGGAGGCGCGCCGGGATTCCGCGCGCGACCTGTCCGCCATCGACGCCGAGGAGGATTCCCCGTGA
- the moaC gene encoding cyclic pyranopterin monophosphate synthase MoaC, with protein MSFTHLDAAGHARMVDVTAKQPTVRSATARGFVRCAPEVVGALRDGSVPKGDVLAVARIAGIQAAKHTPTLLPLAHVIGVHGVVVDLAVVDTGVEIEATVRTADRTGVEMEALTAVSVAALTVVDMVKSLDKGTAIDAVRIVRKEGGKSGTWTRPGER; from the coding sequence ATGAGTTTCACCCATCTGGATGCGGCCGGCCACGCCCGGATGGTCGACGTCACCGCGAAGCAGCCCACTGTGCGTTCGGCCACCGCCCGCGGTTTCGTGCGCTGTGCGCCCGAGGTCGTCGGGGCACTGCGGGACGGCAGCGTGCCGAAGGGCGACGTCCTCGCCGTCGCGCGCATCGCCGGCATCCAGGCGGCGAAGCACACCCCGACGCTGCTCCCCCTCGCCCACGTCATCGGGGTGCATGGCGTCGTCGTCGACCTCGCAGTGGTCGACACCGGCGTGGAGATCGAGGCGACCGTGCGCACCGCGGATCGCACCGGCGTCGAGATGGAGGCCCTGACCGCGGTCTCGGTCGCCGCTCTCACGGTCGTCGACATGGTGAAGTCGCTCGACAAGGGGACCGCGATCGACGCCGTGCGGATCGTGCGCAAGGAGGGTGGGAAGTCCGGCACCTGGACGCGCCCCGGCGAGCGATGA